One segment of Macaca fascicularis isolate 582-1 chromosome 2, T2T-MFA8v1.1 DNA contains the following:
- the GTPBP8 gene encoding GTP-binding protein 8: MAAPGLRLGAERLFAMPGVLELLSRSNSTSQAFAEVLRLPKQQLRKLLYPLQEVERFLAPDRRQDLHLRIFDPSPEDIARADNVFTATKGNRIDYVSSAIRIDHAPDLPRPEVCFIGRSNVGKSSLIKALFSLAPEVEVRVSKKPGHTKKMNFFKVGKHFTVVDMPGYGYRAPEDFVDMVETYLKERRNLKRTFLLVDSVVGIQKTDNIAIEMCEEFALPYVIILTKIDKSSKGHLLKQVLQIQKFVNTKTQGCFPQLFPVSSVTFSGIHLLRSFIASVTGNLD, translated from the exons ATGGCGGCTCCCGGGCTGCGGCTGGGAGCGGAAAGGCTGTTTGCAATGCCTGGGGTGCTGGAGCTACTGAGCCGCTCTAACAGCACGTCCCAAGCCTTTGCTGAGGTGCTGCGGCTGCCGAAGCAGCAGCTGAGGAAGCTGCTGTACCCGCTGCAGGAAGTCGAGCGGTTCCTCGCCCCCGACAGGAGGCAAGACCTTCACCTGCGTATCTTTGACCCGAGCCCGGAGGACATCGCGAGGGCGGACAACGTCTTCACGGCCACTAAAGGGAACCGCATCGACTACGTCAGCTCTGCCATTCGTATAGACCACGCCCCGGACCTCCCCCGGCCTGAG GTGTGTTTTATAGGCAGAAGCAATGTTGGAAAATCATCCCTAATCAAGGCTTTATTTTCACTGGCCCCTGAGGTCGAAGTCAGAGTCTCCAAAAAACCA GgacacacaaagaaaatgaattttttcaaagttggaaaacattttaCAGTGGTGGACATGCCAGGTTATGGCTATAGAGCACCTGAAGATTTTGTTGACATGGTAGAGACCTATCTAAAAGAACGAAGAaa CTTGAAGAGAACATTTTTATTAGTGGATAGTGTTGTTGGAATTCAAAAAACAGACAATATTGCCATAGAAATGTGTGAAGAATTTGCATTACCTTATGTG attatattaacaaaaattgacaaatcttccAAGGGACATCTTTTAAAACAAGTGCTTCAGATCCAGAAATTTGTTAACACGAAAACTCAAGGATGTTTTCCTCAGTTATTTCCTGTAAG cTCTGTGACCTTTTCTGGAATCCATCTGTTGAGAAGCTTTATAGCCAGTGTAACAGGAAATCTTGACTAA